The window GCCATTAACCTTGTGCTGGCTTGATGCAGTCGGGGCCACTGCACCGAgtcccgcgcttacagaggccccacgctcgtCCCCGCAACAATAAAACTGATTGCCggtgggagagcgcggggcctctgtaactctcttaccttctccttcacaATGTCTTCCTGCAGTAGCCCTCATCATGGCACTGCGATGTCAAATggcatcaagttgccatgacgCCGCAtgatgtcccgttgtcatgacaGCGTGACACCATTTGACGTCGCGGTGCCATGATGAGGGACACTGCAGGAAGACATGGCGAAGGAGAAGCTAAGAGGCCCCGCACTAGTTCCCGGCACGGAGCGCCGCAATATTACAAGCCAGACCTGCATTAACCAATCACCTTTCGGCCCCTTTGAGCGAGGTGAATCGGGTCATGCCCAGTCCCATGTCGCCCTATGGCTAATTGCCTCTGGGGCATTCTTTGTTTAACAGATAGGACCCAAAAACATGCAGTGTACTTGCTAAATAGGTACAGAGGGTATGTATTTATGTAGTGTACAGAGTAGCACAACTACTGTTGGAGAgtatgtatatatgcagtatGCAGAGCAATACAGAAGTACCATCCATCAATTATTATCCCATCCCTTCCATACCATCCGTCCCCTATTATCCCATCCGTCCCCTATTATCCCATCCGTCCCCTATtatcccatccaccccccctatATCATCCATCCCCTATTATCTCATCCATCCCTCCCATACCATCAGTTCCCTATTATCCCATCCCTCCCATACTATCCATCCCCTACTATCCCATCCATCCCTCCCATACCATCTATCCCCTACTATCCCATCCATCCCTCCCATACTATCCATCCCCTACtatcccatccctccctcccataCATCCATCCCCTACTATCCCATACCATCTGTCCCCTATTATCCCATCCCTCCCATACTATCCATCCCCTACTATCCCATCCATCCCTCCCATACTATCCATCTCCTACTATCCCATCCATCCCTCCCATACcatccatccctccctcccataCCATTCGTCCCCTATTATCCCATCCATCCCATCCCTATTATCCTATTCATCCCCTATTATCCCATCCCATCCATCCCTATTATCCTATCCATGCCTCCCATACTATCCATCCTCTATTATCCCATCCATCCCATCCATaatgcagacccccccccctgtggaaggaggagagacttccccctGTGGTAGGAGGAAGAGGGACTTCCCCTTGTGGGAGGAGGAGTCCCCCctgtgggaggaggaggagaggctgctCTGTGTGGCTGAGATTTCTTTCATTCCCAGGCTGGATTTATGTCACTTGATGGAGACAGTAAGATGGAGGCTGAGAAGAATTCGTGGGTCTGCTTCCTTCTGTGTGCCCTGCTGggtgaggaagtgtgtgtgtgtctgtgtgtgtgtatatgtatgtgtgtgtactgctggctgggtgagagtgtgtgtgtactgctggctgggtgagggtgtgtgtgtactgctggcTGGGTGAGGATGTGTGTGTACTGCTGGCtcggtgagagtgtgtgtgtactgctggcTGGGTGAGGATGTGTGTGTACTGCTGGCTGGGTGAGGATGTGTGTGTACTGCTGGCTGGGTGAGGATGTGTGTGTACTGCTGGCTGGGTGAGGATGTGTGTGTACTGCTGgctgggtgagagtgtgtgtactGCTGgctgggtgagagtgtgtgtactGCTGgctgggtgagagtgtgtgtgtactgctggcTGGGTGAGGATGTGTGTGTACTGCTGGCTGGGTGAGGATGTGTGTGTACTGCTGGCTGGGTGAGGATGTGTGTGTACTGCTGgctgggtgagagtgtgtgtgtgtgtgtactgctggctgagggtatatatatatatatatatatatatatatatatatatatatatatatatatcaactgtaaatattactgtatgttcatttgcatgtctcagacaggtctgcaaccctgcctttcactatatgtatatatatatatatatatatatatatatatatatatgtgtgtgtatgtactgtgttagccaagcttaataatcaaaaatgaatagatgataccgttctgtggctaacgaaatgcttttatttgtgtgagctttcgagacactgatctcttcttccggcgatattacaatgaataaagcagacAAGGGGTTTTACgtaaaacagtgcatcttggatgTGACTAGagctcatccctccccccctgtgtagtgtgtgatttatgacttgaggtgttaaatagtccctgaatgttagttgtgtgtgtaaatataaatgtataaaatgcccacagtgtacacagcgctttagaaaaggtgtgtgtggagttggagtgtatatcaatggtgtgggtaggtgtggaaatgtaggagggtgttgcattactaaaagtgtgtgtagatactatgtggtccctattggtatatagggatggaataacaaagtatttgtatgtgtaagagacagctctgtgtgcattcatatagcgcagcatgtatagacatggccttaagcactcatgggaagagagttctcttgcgtagtgactcatgaagctgcgatCTCGGTTTAGGCCGctactaagtgtcccgaacagttgcataactttgtattcatgcaaccgtctctctttcggtgttctaagattacctttgagtatggccaccttcacgTTGTGCATGAGTTTCATGAGTCACTGCTGACACGAGAACTcttttcccatgagtgctaaaggccatgtctatagaTACTGCGCTATATGTACACACagttttagtaatgcaacacctcCTACATTTCCACagctacccacaccattgatatacactcccactccacacacaccttttgtaaagcgctgtatacactgtgggcgctttatacacacacacacacacacacctagcattcagggactatttaacacctcaagacataaatcgcatactgcacaggggggagggataggtttcaatctgatacattccaagatgcactgtttttaagtaaaactttgcttgctttattcattgtaacaccgcggaagaagagatcagggtatcttgaaagctcacacaaataaaagcattttgttagccacagaacggtatcgtctattcattttttgatTGATATATGCACATATACGCACAAACGCAGACCTCTCACCTGTAGACGTTTCCGtggcggtctctctctctctgctgcagacgtTTCCATGGCGGTCTCTCTGCTGTGGTTCCTGGGGATTTAGATGTTTCTTTCTTTCCCTGCAGGCTTATGCAGGTCCCGGGAGGTACAGGTCCCTGTAGGACCCCTGTATCGTGTAGAGGGCACGGCCATCTCCATCCCCTGCAACGTGAGCGGATATGAGGGCCCAGCCATGCAGAACTTTGAGTGGTTCATGTACCGACCCACAGCCCCGGACACCTCCATCAACCTTGTCAGCACTAAAGACCCCACCTTTCCATATGCAGTGTACAAGGCCCGTGTGGACAGCGGGGATGTGTATGTCCACCGTGCGAGTGGGGACCACGCAGAACTCCACATCAAGCGTCTGCGCCCCGACGATGCCGGCGTGTACGAGTGCTACACACCCACCACAGACGCAAATTACTACGGCAGCTACAGCGACAAGATCCTCCTGAAAGGTACCCCAACTCCAAAAAGgtcaaaaaaaaaactattatgaCAATTAGAAACCGTCCCTTTGCTGTTACAAACTGGTGTTTTAAGATGCAACGTTCAGGGCCTTCCAGATGTGGGTCCCCTGAATATCAGGTATTCAGTAAACAGTAATTCcaacttaataaaaaaaaatgatgagtgTGGCCAGGAAATGCACTTTTTTGTGTAACACTTCAGCTATTACAGTTTATTAAGAGCCACAGTTTAGCACCTTTTTACCTACTGTGTGTAGGTATATCTTTGTATTTATATAGAACTATCCATGCACATAGCACTTCGAAGCAGTAATATACATATATCACTAATAGCTAATGACAGATGTTTTGAGAAAAGAGTTTGAAAATCTTTAGTTGGATCCTGTTAAAGATCCGTCTTGCTGGTTCGCCAAATGAAGATTTTCTTCATTAAATGGGTGCAAATgaatgtcccacctttcaatatatatcaaatagtccacggCACTGTTCTTTCCTCAATTTAATCAGAGACCATAGAAAGCATCTGTTGCAGCATAATTACTGTTGGTTTCATCATTCAGGTGTATAGAATGCAGGTAGAGTGCGGAATCTGTAGCTCTGTTATTTGCTTGGGCGGTAAAGGATTCTGATTTCCATAAACTCGAATGCAATCTTTATACATCTCTCTTCAAGCAGTCTTAACATTGCAGTCACCTATTTCTCTTGCTATCAGCTCAAAATATTCTTGGTCAATCATCAATGCTTAAATCAATATTCCTTCATTTAGCAATATCCACTTTGATCTAGAACAGGGGGGCGTGAGaatttcctggggggggggggggggtggcggctgttacagaggccccgcaatTCCCCGAAGACATTTAAAAGAAATGCTGGGGATCGCGCGATGCCTCTAACGTTTTACTTGCCTTGGTTCCAGTGACGCGTCTCTAtggcaaccggcgtcaaatgacgctgtggggggggggcgcaagctgGAGTGGAGACGGGGGTGCATTAaggtaagtttgcgcacccctgatctagaagaAACTTTGTTCCCTAAATAACTACAGTTAACCCTATGTTCTTAATATGTTAAGACCTGTTTTGTCTTACCAACTATCTATTTAATTAACCTTTCAATTCAAACTCTTGCAACAAAGCTGTCACACCTTTCTACACCTGGCTGTCTTCAGACAGATTGAACTTATCATTGCAGAGTCAGCTAATCGTTTTCAAATATAAATTCTAACAATACTAAattaactagttacatgctggatatatatcaatatagcataattaatatttaggcTGATTTCAAGCTTATCTTCGCCTGTTtatcttcgcccccccccccccctgggggggaaAGTAGATTTTGTCTTGAAGGTGTCTCAATAACTTCTATGTCTGATACCAGTGGAGATAGAGAGATGAATCTATAGAGCTAATAGAAGGTTGAGAGGGACCGTCTTTTTCTTCGAGAAGTGAGGTTAGTTTTCTGGTGGGTATTAAATCTTGTGAGTCTGTAATATCAAAGATTGGgatcttattatttttttcttcagaAAAAATCTCTGTAAAGTCAATTTATGAATTTATTTGCTTAACTCTAGAAAAAGATTTTAAACTGATTTAGGTCCACAGTTGGGTGAGAATGAGTGGAAAGATTGAATATTTCTACATTGGATGGCATATTAGGAATGGAAGGAACGCCCTCTTTATGTCTCAGTCCCGGCTCTCGTACCtcttccagattttttttttttaaatgtatttttgtcttttgcatGTTGTATGATGGTGTCCTTTTAGGGAATTGTTGtgtatactatatgtgtatgttatcGGTGTTGTATCTAAACCTGACAGGGAACACACGTCTCGCTGGCAGATTCTGCTTCAGATTCGGTGGGAGTTTCCGTACATTGGCGCCCGATTTGGTACCAAATGGCACTAAAGAAATTTCTGCCCCAAACAGCCTAATTACAAATTGCATCAATCAATCCCGTTCTGCCTGTAGTAATGTGCAGAGTGGTGTGTGTAATACTTTTTATTGAAATATTTTGAAGTATTACAAAAAGGAAAAACggaatataactttttttttttttttagttattccAGACAGTCTGCAAGTATCAGCCAAGTATCCTCACAAGGGGCGCCTGGCAGCCGTGTCCCCCCTGCAGCTAACCCTGGCGGAGAGTATGGAGCTGCACTTATCCTGCATAGCACGGAGTGAGTTTCCCCAGCATACTCACCTCTCCATCTCCTTTGGAGTGACCGCCCTTGATGCTCCCGATGGTCGCCAGACCATGCAGGATATCATCTCGGTGAAACGAGATTTCAGCATGGAACCGGCCCCCACGGGGGTGTACGCTGCCCGCTACCAAAATGGCGAGCTGCGCATTGAGAAACCTGACCCTGCCACATACAAGATGGTGATTTCCCGTGCCCGCCCACAGGACACCGGCACGTACCACTGTACAGCAACACAGTGGATCCAGGATCCGGATGGCAGCTGGCAAAGTATCACAGAGAAACAATCTATTCTGGCCCAAGTCATAATCCAGACGATAGGTGAGAAATTCAAGAATTAACACGTAAACCCTTCTAGGGACGGCTTTGAAAatgggacagagtgagagagtcgCAGAAAGGAGCTCTTGCAATAGCAGCCCATACTGCTAGAATTGGGCACTGAATCTTGTAGGGTAAAATGAGGGGGAGTGAGTATGTGGGGCCTGTAAGAATTATGAGAATGAAGGGGAGGCGAGCTGGTATTAAGAGTTATTTAGATACTGCGGCAGCACCAAGCTCGCGAGTACTGTCCATTGCTGCTGGTGGAGAGAGGGGAAATGGTCGGAGTTGTGCCGTCTTTGAGCATGGAGGAAATTCTTGTGCACCAAGAAGTTCTTTCCTGGAAAAAGGAGTCTAATGTAATGAGATCACTACATTATTTCAGTGCATTTAAAACCTTGTTATTGCAACACAAGTTGCAGTCTGCCTTCGCTCTGACACACTCCCCATTATGGAATTAGATAAATGTGGGGAGTGATAAAATATTGTCTGAGAATGAGGTATTGAGGGAGGTGCTTTCCCCAAGAGAGACATTGGGATATTACAGGCCGCTCTGCTAGCCCTTCTCTTTCACAGCTGAAGATGGTCCTCAATGCTTTCATCACATTCTTGTTCTCTCTAGAGAGTCAGCTGAAGGTCACCTCCGGACCTCCTGAGCTTGATGTCCGTTCTGGAGACACTGTGGAGATGTTCTGCAACGTGTCGACCGTTGCTGCTCCTCCACCAGATGTGGTGTTTTCCATGGAATGGGAGATGACACCCAGCCAGGACTCCCGTGGGCAGCTTGTGGCAGCGGTCACTACTGATGGGGTCATATCTTTGGGTGAGCGTTACACAGGAGGGGACGTGGGCATGCGGCACATCTCTCTGGAGAAGCTGGCACCCCTCCCTGGGTCCTTCCGTCTCAGGATATATTCAGCCCAGCCAGGTGATCTAGGATCCTACAGCTGCCGCGTCAAAGCATTTGTATCATACCCGGGTCAGAAGCTGCAGGAAGTGGCCAGCGTGATGTCCCAGAGTGTGACAGTGGCCATGCGGACACGGGGTAAGGGTTCTGCTTTTCATTTAAAGGTTCTTTTTTCTTATCTAGGAATAGTTGTATGTacaattgtatttatatagcgctggcAATGTACGCATCACGTTACAACATtacaaggtaaataaattacaaGCAAAGGGAATAAGTGCAGCAGGTAAATAACTGGGCAAAAGGAAACCccgccccaaagagcttacagtccaaGGGTTATGTTGGGAGGGTTAGAGACATGAGTAACGTGaggtatatggaggtgcagaggggagtaacgtgaggtatatggaggtgcagaggggagtaacatgaggtatatggaggtgcagaggggagtaacgtgaggtatatggaggtgcagaggggagtaacgtgaggtatatggaggtgcagaggggagtaacgTGAGGTATATGGAAGTGCAGAGGTGAGTAGCGTGaggtatatggaggtgcagatgAGTAACGTGaggtatatggaggtgcagaggtgagtaACATGAGGTATATAGAGGTGaggtatatggaggtgcagaggggagtaacgtgaggtatatggaggtgcagagaggaGTAACGTGACgcatatggaggtgcagaggagagtaacgtgaggtatatggaggtgcagaggcgaGTAACGTGAGGTATATGGAGGTGCATAGGGGAGTAACGTGaggtatatggaggtgcagaggggagtaacgTGAGGTATATGGAGGTGCATAGGGGAGTAACGTGAGGTATATGGAGGTGTAGAGGGGAGTAACGTGAGGTATATGGAGGTGCATAGGGGAGTAACGTGaggtatatggaggtgcagaggtgaggtatatggaggtgcagaggtgagtaACGTGaggtatatggaggtgcagaggggagaaaCGTGaggtatatggaggtgcagaggtgagtaACGTGaggtatatggaggtgcagaggggagtaacgTGAGGTATATGGaggtccagtcatgagtttcatcccaccatgtttcagtaatgcctatgatatcatactgctcccttgtagctattcaAGTTccaccattttatctgtcaggcttctcgcattagcaagcatgcatttaagttttttttcggTCTGTACTATCTTATCTGCGCCTGACTTTCTGCgccaattgggtttagtctttagaagttttctagtactatctgtatttaatataggTGTCTCCCTGCTTGGCACTTGTCCC is drawn from Ascaphus truei isolate aAscTru1 chromosome 7, aAscTru1.hap1, whole genome shotgun sequence and contains these coding sequences:
- the RIT1 gene encoding GTP-binding protein Rit1 isoform X2 encodes the protein MSLDGDSKMEAEKNSWVCFLLCALLGLCRSREVQVPVGPLYRVEGTAISIPCNVSGYEGPAMQNFEWFMYRPTAPDTSINLVSTKDPTFPYAVYKARVDSGDVYVHRASGDHAELHIKRLRPDDAGVYECYTPTTDANYYGSYSDKILLKVIPDSLQVSAKYPHKGRLAAVSPLQLTLAESMELHLSCIARSEFPQHTHLSISFGVTALDAPDGRQTMQDIISVKRDFSMEPAPTGVYAARYQNGELRIEKPDPATYKMVISRARPQDTGTYHCTATQWIQDPDGSWQSITEKQSILAQVIIQTIESQLKVTSGPPELDVRSGDTVEMFCNVSTVAAPPPDVVFSMEWEMTPSQDSRGQLVAAVTTDGVISLGERYTGGDVGMRHISLEKLAPLPGSFRLRIYSAQPGDLGSYSCRVKAFVSYPGQKLQEVASVMSQSVTVAMRTRAVVLNVDTSLASPTLHRGDTAMLLCNVTVDTAQTVHLAVSWWVELAGDQPEERTGQLLASLTREGVSEPGIRLSGQEFSTDKVGPRCYRLRMHNIQTQDEGKYHCAVTAWIQYSDRSWYNAASIKSNSVTVYPYALGLFLN
- the RIT1 gene encoding GTP-binding protein Rit1 isoform X1, producing the protein MSLDGDSKMEAEKNSWVCFLLCALLGLCRSREVQVPVGPLYRVEGTAISIPCNVSGYEGPAMQNFEWFMYRPTAPDTSINLVSTKDPTFPYAVYKARVDSGDVYVHRASGDHAELHIKRLRPDDAGVYECYTPTTDANYYGSYSDKILLKVIPDSLQVSAKYPHKGRLAAVSPLQLTLAESMELHLSCIARSEFPQHTHLSISFGVTALDAPDGRQTMQDIISVKRDFSMEPAPTGVYAARYQNGELRIEKPDPATYKMVISRARPQDTGTYHCTATQWIQDPDGSWQSITEKQSILAQVIIQTIESQLKVTSGPPELDVRSGDTVEMFCNVSTVAAPPPDVVFSMEWEMTPSQDSRGQLVAAVTTDGVISLGERYTGGDVGMRHISLEKLAPLPGSFRLRIYSAQPGDLGSYSCRVKAFVSYPGQKLQEVASVMSQSVTVAMRTRAVVLNVDTSLASPTLHRGDTAMLLCNVTVDTAQTVHLAVSWWVELAGDQPEERTGQLLASLTREGVSEPGIRLSGQEFSTDKVGPRCYRLRMHNIQTQDEGKYHCAVTAWIQYSDRSWYNAASIKSNSVTVYPYALAKDLLLMPMIGGVASALFVGITILSTVTCCYMRHLRNRKG